From the Candidatus Binataceae bacterium genome, one window contains:
- a CDS encoding glutaredoxin family protein translates to MLELTLVSRDQCHLCEEMERMLVGELRHYPHRFRRLEVGAEPGLEELYGTEVPVLLINGRKAFKYRCTPVQLRRALARAARLLP, encoded by the coding sequence ATGCTCGAGCTGACTTTGGTAAGCCGCGATCAGTGCCACCTGTGCGAAGAGATGGAGCGGATGCTGGTGGGCGAGTTACGCCATTATCCGCACCGCTTCAGGCGGCTGGAGGTCGGCGCCGAACCCGGGCTGGAGGAGCTTTATGGAACGGAGGTCCCAGTGCTTTTGATCAACGGTCGCAAGGCCTTCAAATATCGCTGCACGCCGGTCCAGTTGCGTCGCGCGCTGGCGCGTGCGGCCCGCTTGTTGCCGTGA
- the cutA gene encoding divalent-cation tolerance protein CutA: protein MSVPALLVLVTVPDQADAAAIGHALVEERLAACVNLIGPIRSIYRWEGTVADEGEFLLLIKTRPELYTALETRVRALHSYQVAEVIAVPIERGSAPYLQWLAQATGTPGRGSPQ, encoded by the coding sequence GTGAGCGTTCCGGCCTTGCTGGTGTTGGTAACCGTGCCCGACCAAGCTGATGCCGCCGCGATCGGCCATGCCCTGGTGGAAGAGCGCTTGGCGGCCTGTGTCAACCTGATAGGCCCGATCCGATCGATCTATCGCTGGGAGGGAACGGTTGCGGACGAGGGCGAGTTTTTGCTTTTGATCAAGACTCGCCCCGAGCTGTATACAGCGCTCGAAACGCGGGTGCGGGCCTTGCATTCCTACCAAGTGGCGGAAGTCATCGCCGTGCCGATCGAGCGCGGCTCCGCACCCTACCTGCAATGGCTGGCACAGGCTACAGGAACGCCTGGCCGCGGCTCTCCCCAATGA